From Candidatus Binataceae bacterium, one genomic window encodes:
- a CDS encoding aminodeoxychorismate/anthranilate synthase component II, which yields MSRQHLLMVDNYDSFTFNLVQYLGELGAEVSVRRNDAIDVGGVRALAPDAIVISPGPCTPAQAGASLALIRELGGQVPILGVCLGHQCIGAAYGGRVVRAQRLMHGKTSPIEHDGRTVFAGLPSPFQAIRYHSLLIEADTLPECLERSAWTAEGEIMGVRHKQLAVEGVQFHPESILTEHGRRLLANFLARVAGR from the coding sequence ATGAGCCGCCAGCACCTGCTGATGGTGGACAATTACGATTCTTTCACCTTCAACCTGGTGCAATACCTCGGTGAACTGGGTGCCGAGGTCAGCGTGCGGCGCAATGACGCGATCGATGTGGGCGGGGTGCGCGCGCTGGCCCCTGACGCGATCGTGATCTCGCCCGGACCTTGCACCCCAGCCCAGGCCGGTGCCTCGCTGGCATTGATTAGGGAATTGGGCGGTCAGGTCCCGATCCTAGGCGTCTGTTTGGGCCATCAATGCATCGGTGCGGCCTACGGCGGCCGAGTGGTGCGTGCGCAGCGTTTGATGCACGGCAAGACCTCGCCAATCGAACATGACGGGCGCACGGTTTTCGCCGGCCTGCCGAGTCCCTTTCAGGCCATCCGCTACCATTCGCTGTTGATAGAGGCGGACACGCTGCCTGAGTGCCTGGAACGCTCGGCCTGGACGGCGGAAGGCGAAATCATGGGCGTGCGCCACAAACAATTGGCGGTGGAAGGCGTCCAGTTCCATCCCGAATCCATTCTTACCGAGCATGGTCGGCGGCTGCTCGCCAATTTTCTGGCCCGGGTGGCGGGGCGATGA
- the trpE gene encoding anthranilate synthase component I: MVGPDLAQFERLASEGFDLVPVTREIAADLETPVSAFLKVVRGEYAFLLESVQGGEKWGRYTFLGCEPSLIFRAQGKCLELTRPGRAPELSEVEDPFEALRQQLKNHRAPQLPGLPRFFGGAVGFLAYDLVRYFERIPVPAADELGVPDLCMLFTDTVLAFDNLRQSIQIIVNVPVREYASARQAYHAAQDKIDGVIARLAAPVILPRRSAAQAPAAPSISSNQSREGYMSMVLRAKEYVSAGDIIQVVPSQRFQAELTVHPFNLYRSLRAINPSPYMFYLQMGAQTLVGASPEVMVRLEGREVTVRPIAGTRRRGVDEAEDRRLEAELLADPKERAEHVMLVDLGRNDVGRVAEIGSVKVSELMVVERYSHVMHIVSNVRGCLRPECDAFDAFRATFPQGTVSGAPKIRAMEIISELEGSRRGVYAGAVGYFSYTGNMDTAIALRTMLVQNGQVYIQAGGGVVADSDPAAEYEESVNKARAMMGALQAAIELEEIARGSRR, from the coding sequence ATGGTTGGACCCGATTTAGCGCAGTTCGAACGTCTGGCCAGCGAAGGCTTTGATCTCGTGCCTGTGACGCGCGAGATCGCGGCCGATCTGGAGACGCCGGTCAGCGCGTTTTTGAAGGTGGTGCGCGGCGAATACGCGTTTTTACTGGAAAGCGTGCAGGGCGGCGAGAAATGGGGCCGCTATACCTTTCTGGGCTGCGAGCCCAGCCTCATCTTCCGCGCCCAAGGTAAATGCCTGGAATTGACTCGCCCTGGACGTGCTCCCGAGCTCAGCGAAGTGGAAGATCCCTTCGAGGCCCTGCGCCAGCAGCTCAAAAACCATCGCGCCCCGCAGTTGCCCGGGTTGCCCCGATTTTTTGGCGGGGCAGTGGGCTTCCTGGCCTACGACCTCGTGCGTTACTTCGAGCGCATACCGGTGCCTGCCGCCGACGAGCTAGGAGTGCCCGACCTGTGCATGCTTTTTACCGATACCGTGCTGGCCTTCGACAATTTGCGTCAAAGCATCCAGATTATCGTCAATGTGCCGGTGCGCGAGTACGCTTCCGCGCGCCAGGCCTACCATGCCGCCCAAGATAAGATCGATGGTGTCATCGCGCGGCTGGCCGCGCCGGTGATTTTGCCTCGGCGCTCGGCTGCGCAAGCCCCGGCCGCCCCTTCCATAAGCTCAAACCAGAGCCGCGAGGGGTACATGTCGATGGTGCTGCGGGCCAAGGAATACGTCAGCGCCGGCGACATCATCCAAGTGGTACCCTCGCAGCGCTTCCAGGCTGAGCTCACCGTTCATCCCTTCAATCTCTATCGGAGCCTGCGCGCGATTAATCCCTCTCCCTATATGTTCTATTTGCAGATGGGCGCACAGACGCTGGTGGGTGCCTCGCCCGAGGTAATGGTGCGGCTGGAGGGGCGCGAGGTGACGGTGCGGCCGATCGCGGGCACCCGGCGGCGGGGAGTGGACGAGGCCGAGGATCGGCGGTTGGAGGCCGAGTTGCTGGCCGACCCAAAGGAACGGGCCGAACATGTGATGCTGGTCGATCTGGGGCGCAACGATGTGGGTCGGGTGGCGGAAATTGGTTCGGTGAAAGTCAGCGAGCTGATGGTGGTGGAGCGCTATTCGCATGTCATGCATATTGTCTCCAACGTACGCGGGTGCCTGCGCCCGGAGTGCGACGCGTTTGACGCTTTCCGCGCCACCTTTCCCCAGGGGACGGTCAGCGGCGCCCCCAAGATCCGTGCAATGGAGATCATTAGCGAGCTAGAAGGCTCGCGGCGTGGGGTGTATGCCGGCGCGGTGGGTTATTTCAGCTATACCGGTAACATGGACACCGCGATTGCCCTGCGTACCATGCTGGTCCAAAACGGCCAGGTGTATATTCAGGCCGGTGGCGGCGTGGTGGCCGATTCCGATCCGGCCGCCGAATACGAAGAGTCGGTCAACAAGGCGCGCGCAATGATGGGTGCCCTGCAAGCCGCGATCGAGCTGGAGGAGATTGCGCGAGGGAGCAGGCGATGA
- a CDS encoding amidohydrolase family protein, translating to MRIDCHTHIFPQQLPPLARTTGDERWPAVKLNGDGSIDVMVQGSLYRRIAATAYVPSARLAEMDREQVDKHVLMATPITFAYWGDPKATLELCRFQNDFMAQFVAADPERFIGFATVPLQEPALAVEELTRARRELKLAGVELGATVRGLGLHRSELRPFFKAAMELDCPLFIHPLNEPWAWDERIKSWGMGLTNSMAMPHETAMSAGALLLSDLLVQYPDLRICLAHGGGSLAAVLPRMGHQWEMRRGRGEAVTGVHPMELARKLWVDNLTYDYEACTLCRARFGGMVLGTDYPFDGRRERPPGIMFDQALERGAIGSAEVEAIKQHQALRYLFGR from the coding sequence ATGAGAATTGATTGTCATACCCACATTTTCCCTCAGCAATTGCCGCCGCTGGCGCGAACCACCGGCGATGAGCGCTGGCCCGCGGTCAAGCTCAACGGCGACGGCTCCATTGATGTTATGGTTCAAGGCTCGTTGTACCGGCGTATCGCCGCAACCGCTTACGTGCCCTCGGCGCGGCTGGCCGAGATGGATCGCGAGCAAGTCGACAAGCATGTCTTGATGGCCACGCCAATCACTTTCGCCTATTGGGGCGACCCCAAAGCCACCTTGGAGTTGTGCCGCTTCCAGAACGATTTCATGGCCCAGTTCGTCGCTGCCGACCCCGAGCGCTTTATTGGCTTCGCCACGGTGCCGCTCCAGGAGCCAGCGCTGGCGGTGGAAGAGCTTACGCGGGCCCGGCGCGAGCTTAAGCTGGCCGGGGTCGAGTTGGGCGCCACCGTGCGCGGCCTGGGGCTGCACCGGTCCGAGCTACGCCCGTTTTTCAAGGCCGCGATGGAGTTGGACTGCCCGCTGTTCATCCATCCCCTAAACGAACCCTGGGCCTGGGACGAGCGCATCAAAAGCTGGGGAATGGGGCTGACCAACAGCATGGCGATGCCGCACGAAACGGCAATGAGCGCGGGGGCGTTGCTGCTGTCGGACCTGCTAGTCCAGTATCCCGATTTGCGCATTTGCCTGGCCCATGGCGGCGGCTCGCTAGCCGCGGTGCTCCCTCGCATGGGGCATCAGTGGGAGATGCGGCGTGGGCGCGGCGAGGCGGTTACTGGAGTGCATCCGATGGAACTGGCGCGCAAGTTGTGGGTGGATAATCTGACTTACGATTACGAGGCTTGCACGCTGTGCCGAGCGCGTTTCGGCGGGATGGTGCTGGGAACTGACTATCCCTTCGATGGCCGCCGGGAGCGGCCCCCTGGTATAATGTTTGATCAAGCCCTGGAACGCGGCGCGATCGGAAGCGCGGAAGTCGAAGCAATTAAGCAACATCAAGCGCTGCGCTACCTGTTCGGCCGTTAA
- the trpD gene encoding anthranilate phosphoribosyltransferase has translation MSAIRQALVDALAGQSLPAEAMGAVLDEMLDGEASPVLVAAWLTALRLKGESAEELAGGVAALLRRAVAPPLKPGGLLDTAGTGGDGRGTFNISTAAALVAAAAGVKVAKHGNRAASGAVGAADLLEHLGVRIEVSPAGLAHCLERAGICFIFAPRYHPALARVAGLRRELGVRTIFNLLGALANPCQPECRLLGVGESKLVRPMAEALMRLEVAHAMVVHSQDGMDELSAAAPSRVAEIHAGRLSEYLVDPRSLGLHGGDIVVSGVAQAAARFRAALAGEDRAAHDVLVLNGGAAIYVGGRAPSLKEGVEVARTIVACGRALDNLERLRQASWEEA, from the coding sequence ATGAGCGCGATCCGACAGGCGCTGGTGGATGCGCTGGCGGGCCAGTCGCTGCCTGCCGAAGCGATGGGGGCCGTACTTGATGAGATGCTCGACGGCGAAGCTTCACCCGTACTGGTGGCGGCCTGGTTGACAGCCTTGCGTCTGAAGGGTGAGAGTGCCGAGGAATTAGCGGGCGGGGTGGCGGCGCTGTTACGCCGCGCGGTGGCCCCGCCGCTGAAGCCAGGCGGGTTATTGGATACGGCGGGCACCGGAGGCGATGGCCGCGGAACCTTTAATATCTCGACCGCCGCCGCGCTGGTGGCCGCCGCCGCCGGCGTCAAGGTCGCCAAGCACGGCAATCGGGCGGCCAGCGGTGCGGTCGGTGCGGCCGACCTGCTGGAGCATTTGGGCGTACGCATCGAGGTCTCGCCCGCGGGCTTGGCCCATTGCCTGGAGCGAGCGGGAATATGCTTCATCTTCGCACCCCGTTATCATCCTGCTCTGGCACGCGTCGCCGGCTTGCGCCGTGAGCTAGGCGTGCGCACCATTTTCAACCTGCTCGGCGCGCTGGCCAATCCCTGCCAACCGGAATGCCGGCTGCTCGGCGTGGGTGAGAGCAAATTGGTGCGGCCTATGGCCGAGGCTCTGATGCGGCTCGAAGTGGCACACGCGATGGTAGTGCATAGCCAGGACGGGATGGACGAGTTGTCGGCCGCGGCACCTAGCCGGGTGGCGGAGATTCACGCGGGTCGACTGAGCGAGTACCTGGTCGATCCGCGCTCCTTGGGCCTCCACGGCGGCGACATCGTCGTCAGTGGCGTGGCTCAGGCAGCAGCTCGCTTTCGAGCCGCGCTAGCGGGCGAGGATCGCGCTGCGCACGACGTGCTGGTGCTTAATGGTGGGGCGGCTATCTATGTGGGCGGGCGCGCTCCGTCGCTCAAGGAGGGGGTGGAGGTGGCGCGCACAATCGTGGCTTGCGGCCGCGCTCTGGACAACCTCGAGCGGTTGCGCCAAGCCAGTTGGGAGGAAGCCTAG